A portion of the Salvelinus fontinalis isolate EN_2023a chromosome 32, ASM2944872v1, whole genome shotgun sequence genome contains these proteins:
- the LOC129831255 gene encoding ETS domain-containing transcription factor ERF-like isoform X2, which yields MGSGRGVPQSAPPVPTGGSHFRFPPSTPSDVLSPSEDLRSPGMFSSVARRLGRGSVSDCSDGTSTNSELEEGVGGEDRGGAGPERVFRGLLHPRLSHDSLFRAYGGPGGLGRPPPGHRVHGDPMSPFPVSPLPGPGGLLGPTLSPALSMTPGSHLPYTPSPSLSPMLGSHFSFNPDDMKRYLQAHHQSVYNYHLSPRAFFHYPNIVVPQPHRPSAAPDKPMTAHHHAPPMPHSHSLHHHQGEEQHPSPFKFKLQPPPLGRKQKDGSASSTGGSSSSLGSSYAASGLLSNSSSVGPKIKVEPVSDVESDEEVEVTDISEEDELLDDGEGDVFIPPHPTNGTAPTAIINGNLGAIVEDDLDEDVFKTPAAPPMGPLTPSLLGLKSEPGQGPPISPGGTLCIPLKLRFKRRWSEDQKMEADGEREEAEDKKVRAEKQVEPARRESENGEGPRTSLSLSLRAPPPPAQRRASSELQRATAQLSLESHGAC from the exons ATGGGCTCTG GTAGGGGAGTCCCCCAGAGCGCACCTCCTGTGCCGACTGGGGGCAGCCACTTCCGCTTTCCCCCCTCCACCCCGTCCGATGTGCTCTCTCCCAGTGAGGACCTGCGCAGCCCGGGCATGTTCAGCAGCGTGGCCCGCCGCCTGGGCCGCGGCTCTGTCTCCGACTGCAGCGACGGCACCTCCACCAACTCTGAGCTGGAGGAAGGTGTGGGGGGTGAAGATCGTGGCGGTGCGGGCCCTGAACGGGTGTTCCGTGGCCTCCTCCACCCCCGCCTCTCCCACGACTCGCTGTTTCGCGCCTACGGAGGCCCTGGTGGGCTAGGCCGCCCCCCACCCGGCCACAGGGTCCATGGTGACCCCATGTCCCCGTTCCCTGTGTCCCCCCTGCCGGGCCCTGGGGGCCTCCTGGGCCCCACCCTGTCTCCGGCCCTTTCCATGACCCCTGGCTCCCACCTGCCCTACACCCCGTCCCCCTCCCTCAGCCCCATGCTGGGCTCCCACTTCTCCTTCAACCCGGACGACATGAAGCGCTACCTGCAGGCCCACCACCAGAGCGTCTACAACTACCACCTCAGCCCCAGAGCCTTCTTCCACTACCCCAACATCGTGGTCCCCCAGCCTCACAGGCCCTCTGCCGCCCCTGACAAGCCCATGACAGCCCACCACCATGCCCCGCCCATGCCCCACTCCCATTCGCTGCACCACCACCAAGGGGAGGAGCAGCACCCCTCGCCCTTCAAGTTCAAGCTGCAGCCACCTCCGCTGGGGCGTAAACAGAAGGACGGCTCCGCCTCCTCTACCGGGGGCTCCTCCTCTAGCCTAGGCTCCTCCTACGCTGCCTCAGGGCTGCTCTCTAACTCCTCCTCAGTGGGCCCAAAAATCAAG GTGGAGCCCGTCTCCGACGTCGAGTCCGATGAGGAGGTGGAGGTGACCGACATCAGCGAGGAGGACGAGCTGCTTGATGACGGCGAGGGAGACGTCTTCATCCCCCCTCATCCCACCAACGGAACCGCCCCTACTGCCATCATTAACGGCAACCTGGGCGCCATCGTCGAGGACGACCTGGACGAGGACGTGTTCAAGACCCCCGCCGCCCCTCCCATGggccctctaaccccctccctgttgGGCCTGAAGAGCGAGCCGGGCCAAGGCCCTCCCATCAGCCCCGGCGGCACCCTCTGCATCCCCCTGAAGCTGCGCTTCAAACGCCGCTGGAGCGAGGACCAGAAGATGGAGGCTGATGGCGAGCGCGAGGAGGCCGAGGACAAGAAAGTGCGGGCGGAGAAACAGGTGGAGCCAGCAAGGAGGGAGTCAGAGAATGGGGAGGGGCCAAGGACAAGCCTGTCCCTGAGTCTGCGCGCCCCTCCCCCTCCGGCCCAGCGCAGGGCCAGCTCCGAGTTGCAGAGAGCCACAGCCCAGCTGTCTCTGGAGAGCCACGGAGCTTGCTGA
- the LOC129831255 gene encoding ETS domain-containing transcription factor ERF-like isoform X1, protein MKTPGDTGFAFPDWAYKPESSPGSRQIQLWCFILELLRKEEYNEVIAWQGDYGEFVIKDPEEVARLWGARKCKPQMNYDKLSRALRYYYNKRILHKTKGKRFTYKFNFNKLVLVNYPFIDMGSGRGVPQSAPPVPTGGSHFRFPPSTPSDVLSPSEDLRSPGMFSSVARRLGRGSVSDCSDGTSTNSELEEGVGGEDRGGAGPERVFRGLLHPRLSHDSLFRAYGGPGGLGRPPPGHRVHGDPMSPFPVSPLPGPGGLLGPTLSPALSMTPGSHLPYTPSPSLSPMLGSHFSFNPDDMKRYLQAHHQSVYNYHLSPRAFFHYPNIVVPQPHRPSAAPDKPMTAHHHAPPMPHSHSLHHHQGEEQHPSPFKFKLQPPPLGRKQKDGSASSTGGSSSSLGSSYAASGLLSNSSSVGPKIKVEPVSDVESDEEVEVTDISEEDELLDDGEGDVFIPPHPTNGTAPTAIINGNLGAIVEDDLDEDVFKTPAAPPMGPLTPSLLGLKSEPGQGPPISPGGTLCIPLKLRFKRRWSEDQKMEADGEREEAEDKKVRAEKQVEPARRESENGEGPRTSLSLSLRAPPPPAQRRASSELQRATAQLSLESHGAC, encoded by the exons ATGAAAACCCCGGGGGATACGG GGTTCGCCTTCCCCGACTGGGCCTACAAGCCCGAGTCGAGCCCCGGCTCGCGACAGATTCAGCTGTGGTGCTTCATCCTGGAGCTGCTGCGGAAGGAGGAGTACAATGAAGTCATCGCCTGGCAGGGCGACTACGGAGAGTTTGTCATCAAGGACCCCGAAGAGGTGGCCCGACTGTGGGGCGCCCGCAAGTGCAAACCGCAGATGAACTACGACAAGCTGAGCAGGGCGCTTCG atattactaCAACAAGAGAATCCTCCACAAGACCAAAGGGAAGAGGTTCACCTACAAGTTCAACTTCAACAAGCTGGTGCTGGTCAACTACCCCTTCATCGACATGGGCTCTG GTAGGGGAGTCCCCCAGAGCGCACCTCCTGTGCCGACTGGGGGCAGCCACTTCCGCTTTCCCCCCTCCACCCCGTCCGATGTGCTCTCTCCCAGTGAGGACCTGCGCAGCCCGGGCATGTTCAGCAGCGTGGCCCGCCGCCTGGGCCGCGGCTCTGTCTCCGACTGCAGCGACGGCACCTCCACCAACTCTGAGCTGGAGGAAGGTGTGGGGGGTGAAGATCGTGGCGGTGCGGGCCCTGAACGGGTGTTCCGTGGCCTCCTCCACCCCCGCCTCTCCCACGACTCGCTGTTTCGCGCCTACGGAGGCCCTGGTGGGCTAGGCCGCCCCCCACCCGGCCACAGGGTCCATGGTGACCCCATGTCCCCGTTCCCTGTGTCCCCCCTGCCGGGCCCTGGGGGCCTCCTGGGCCCCACCCTGTCTCCGGCCCTTTCCATGACCCCTGGCTCCCACCTGCCCTACACCCCGTCCCCCTCCCTCAGCCCCATGCTGGGCTCCCACTTCTCCTTCAACCCGGACGACATGAAGCGCTACCTGCAGGCCCACCACCAGAGCGTCTACAACTACCACCTCAGCCCCAGAGCCTTCTTCCACTACCCCAACATCGTGGTCCCCCAGCCTCACAGGCCCTCTGCCGCCCCTGACAAGCCCATGACAGCCCACCACCATGCCCCGCCCATGCCCCACTCCCATTCGCTGCACCACCACCAAGGGGAGGAGCAGCACCCCTCGCCCTTCAAGTTCAAGCTGCAGCCACCTCCGCTGGGGCGTAAACAGAAGGACGGCTCCGCCTCCTCTACCGGGGGCTCCTCCTCTAGCCTAGGCTCCTCCTACGCTGCCTCAGGGCTGCTCTCTAACTCCTCCTCAGTGGGCCCAAAAATCAAG GTGGAGCCCGTCTCCGACGTCGAGTCCGATGAGGAGGTGGAGGTGACCGACATCAGCGAGGAGGACGAGCTGCTTGATGACGGCGAGGGAGACGTCTTCATCCCCCCTCATCCCACCAACGGAACCGCCCCTACTGCCATCATTAACGGCAACCTGGGCGCCATCGTCGAGGACGACCTGGACGAGGACGTGTTCAAGACCCCCGCCGCCCCTCCCATGggccctctaaccccctccctgttgGGCCTGAAGAGCGAGCCGGGCCAAGGCCCTCCCATCAGCCCCGGCGGCACCCTCTGCATCCCCCTGAAGCTGCGCTTCAAACGCCGCTGGAGCGAGGACCAGAAGATGGAGGCTGATGGCGAGCGCGAGGAGGCCGAGGACAAGAAAGTGCGGGCGGAGAAACAGGTGGAGCCAGCAAGGAGGGAGTCAGAGAATGGGGAGGGGCCAAGGACAAGCCTGTCCCTGAGTCTGCGCGCCCCTCCCCCTCCGGCCCAGCGCAGGGCCAGCTCCGAGTTGCAGAGAGCCACAGCCCAGCTGTCTCTGGAGAGCCACGGAGCTTGCTGA